The Desulfomicrobium orale DSM 12838 genome includes a window with the following:
- a CDS encoding NfeD family protein, which yields MELYPWHWLVLGMLLMIAEIFVPSFTIFWFGLGALGVGGLLWAIPSMSLTLQLLLWTIFSALLTAFWFLVMKPRMVDKTRAGMSREALLGEVGQVIREPDGERRGLVRFSKPLLGADEWTFICDDTVHIGDRVQIRDVSGNTLVVALKTTK from the coding sequence ATGGAGCTGTACCCTTGGCACTGGCTGGTTCTGGGCATGCTGCTCATGATCGCGGAAATCTTCGTCCCAAGCTTCACCATCTTCTGGTTCGGACTGGGCGCGCTGGGCGTGGGCGGCCTGCTCTGGGCCATTCCATCCATGAGTCTGACCCTGCAACTGCTGCTCTGGACCATATTTTCCGCCCTGCTCACCGCCTTCTGGTTTCTGGTCATGAAGCCGCGCATGGTGGACAAGACCCGGGCCGGCATGTCCCGCGAAGCCCTGCTCGGCGAAGTGGGACAGGTCATCCGCGAGCCCGACGGAGAACGGCGCGGTCTGGTCCGTTTTTCCAAACCGCTTCTGGGTGCGGATGAATGGACCTTCATCTGCGACGATACCGTACACATAGGCGACCGCGTGCAGATCCGCGACGTGTCGGGAAACACGCTGGTCGTGGCCTTGAAAACCACCAAATAA
- the cas5c gene encoding type I-C CRISPR-associated protein Cas5c, with amino-acid sequence MRNNQISFRVWGRQALFTDPVTKIGGEKFSYQVPTYEAIKGIVKSIYWKPTLIWHIDRIRVMKPIRTQSKSTKPLDWNGGNTLAIYTFLQDVEYQVEAHFEWNENWPELAQDRVVGKHMAIAKRMLERGGRQDIFLGTRDCQGYVEPCEFGSGEGAYDVEKLGEHHLDFGLMFHSFGYPEETGNHELVSRFWRAQMQNGEIVFPGVNDTEKLKTRLIRHMKPEKPFKRGENLKPVEAEAEELGL; translated from the coding sequence ATGAGAAACAATCAAATCAGTTTCCGCGTTTGGGGGCGGCAGGCGCTGTTTACCGACCCGGTAACCAAAATCGGCGGCGAGAAATTCAGCTACCAAGTGCCGACTTACGAAGCCATTAAAGGCATTGTCAAAAGCATTTACTGGAAGCCCACCTTGATTTGGCATATCGACCGCATCCGCGTGATGAAGCCTATTCGCACACAAAGCAAATCCACCAAGCCTTTGGATTGGAACGGTGGCAATACGCTGGCGATTTACACCTTTTTGCAGGATGTGGAATATCAAGTGGAAGCGCATTTTGAATGGAACGAGAATTGGCCGGAATTGGCACAGGATCGTGTGGTGGGCAAACATATGGCGATTGCCAAGCGTATGCTGGAGCGCGGCGGGCGACAGGACATTTTCCTTGGTACGCGCGACTGCCAGGGCTATGTTGAGCCATGTGAATTCGGCAGTGGCGAAGGGGCTTATGATGTTGAAAAACTCGGCGAGCATCATCTTGATTTCGGCTTGATGTTCCACAGCTTCGGTTATCCTGAAGAAACCGGCAACCATGAATTGGTTAGCCGTTTTTGGCGCGCCCAAATGCAAAATGGGGAAATTGTCTTTCCAGGCGTGAACGATACGGAAAAACTCAAAACCCGCTTGATCCGCCACATGAAACCGGAAAAACCATTCAAGCGAGGTGAGAATCTGAAGCCTGTTGAAGCCGAAGCCGAGGAGTTGGGATTATGA
- a CDS encoding LemA family protein, with translation MRGILSTLIIVAVIAGAGFFYGYNSLNSKEEGVFQAWADVESTLQRRADLIPNLVESVKGYAAHEKELIEFLGRARASAMSVQMKPGDLSNAQAMEQFAAAQGEVGVALSRAMITVENYPDLKASQNFLQLQHQLEGTENRINVARQRYNDAVRTFNTALRRYPEKWFNENYFQLEHKEYFKAATSAKEVPKVSFTSEQ, from the coding sequence ATGCGTGGAATACTGAGTACCCTGATTATTGTCGCAGTCATTGCCGGAGCGGGCTTTTTCTACGGCTACAACAGCCTGAACTCCAAGGAAGAAGGTGTATTTCAGGCCTGGGCCGATGTGGAATCCACCCTGCAACGCCGGGCGGATCTGATTCCGAATCTGGTGGAAAGCGTCAAAGGCTATGCCGCCCACGAGAAGGAACTCATCGAGTTTCTCGGCCGGGCGAGAGCCTCGGCCATGTCCGTGCAGATGAAACCCGGCGACCTGAGCAACGCCCAGGCCATGGAGCAGTTCGCGGCGGCCCAGGGAGAAGTTGGCGTGGCCCTGAGCCGGGCCATGATCACCGTCGAAAACTACCCGGATCTGAAGGCCAGCCAGAACTTTCTGCAATTGCAGCATCAGCTCGAAGGCACGGAAAACCGCATCAATGTGGCCCGCCAGCGCTACAACGACGCCGTCCGGACATTCAACACGGCTCTACGGAGGTATCCGGAAAAATGGTTCAACGAAAACTATTTCCAGCTGGAGCACAAAGAATACTTCAAGGCCGCCACATCGGCCAAGGAAGTTCCAAAAGTGTCTTTCACCTCCGAACAGTAG
- the cas8c gene encoding type I-C CRISPR-associated protein Cas8c/Csd1, whose protein sequence is MSWMQKLYRTYEAAEKNPDLLDLDKLAPLWHSPQTAHIQINLDGEGNFLSAKVLTDKPIVMLPVTESSEGRTSGLAPHALADSLQYIARDLGLTYSKEKVQEIEGENGKKKKVKIKKEDLIFNLYIEQLDKWCLDTFNPKVLAIQKYLHKGTVLGDLIKEKIIPTDENGNLLDNWIEKENKGRRRPELFNVLTKEQGRFEIRKALVIWSVEIPKDLVSATWENKSVQQDWGRYYQSTLDNQFCIITGNEKKTRESHPAKLTYTGDKAKLISSNDKEGYTYRGRFETANQASSISAEVSHKSHAALRWLIARQGFRNGDQVTVAWAIGAEPVPSPLQDNYGYLDDDADDGQSVETASDGKKSSKNWSENIGQTAAAIIKKKLHGYRAKLDEHQQVSLLMLDSATPGRMALTYYQEFLPADYFANLDAWVDDFSWYQRYSHEEKEGKKVAKRIVWPCLPPSPYAIYETIYGKSADKDGKIKRQLYARLLPVIAGGQTIPIPDDLVRQSFQVACQPSGYEHWEWERNIGVACALYKGWRARHHDLEKRRTYSMALDKENRSRDYLYGRLLAMAENIESYALYLAEEKRATTAERYMQRFAERPFTTWRHIELALKPYQDRLRSRGKDIGTQAIGEIMELFQNEDFICDDKLSGEFLLGYHCQKMELARQIAERKAAKQKKTETAE, encoded by the coding sequence ATGAGTTGGATGCAGAAGCTGTATCGGACGTATGAAGCGGCTGAAAAAAATCCTGATTTACTAGATTTGGATAAGCTAGCTCCTCTATGGCATAGCCCTCAAACTGCCCATATTCAAATTAATTTGGATGGAGAGGGTAATTTCTTATCTGCCAAAGTTTTAACAGATAAACCAATCGTAATGTTGCCTGTTACGGAAAGCTCTGAAGGGCGGACAAGCGGTTTGGCACCTCATGCTTTAGCAGATAGCTTGCAGTATATTGCAAGAGACTTGGGGCTGACGTATAGCAAGGAGAAAGTTCAAGAAATAGAAGGGGAAAACGGTAAAAAGAAAAAAGTCAAAATTAAAAAAGAAGACTTGATTTTTAATTTGTATATTGAGCAACTAGATAAGTGGTGTCTTGATACTTTCAATCCTAAAGTGCTTGCTATACAAAAATATTTACACAAAGGTACGGTTTTGGGGGATTTGATTAAAGAAAAAATCATTCCAACGGATGAAAATGGCAATTTGCTGGATAACTGGATAGAAAAAGAAAATAAAGGGCGGAGGAGGCCTGAATTATTTAATGTGTTAACCAAAGAGCAGGGGAGATTTGAAATTCGTAAAGCTCTTGTGATTTGGTCTGTTGAGATCCCTAAGGATTTAGTTTCTGCAACGTGGGAGAATAAGTCGGTTCAGCAGGATTGGGGACGATACTATCAAAGCACATTGGATAATCAATTTTGCATCATAACGGGCAATGAAAAAAAGACTCGAGAAAGCCATCCTGCTAAATTAACTTATACAGGCGATAAAGCCAAACTTATTTCCTCAAATGACAAAGAAGGTTATACCTATAGAGGGCGTTTCGAAACAGCTAATCAAGCAAGCAGTATTTCTGCGGAAGTTTCCCATAAGTCCCATGCAGCCCTGCGCTGGCTGATTGCTCGTCAAGGCTTCCGCAACGGCGACCAAGTGACCGTCGCTTGGGCGATTGGCGCCGAACCCGTGCCTTCGCCCTTGCAAGACAACTATGGCTATCTGGATGACGATGCTGACGATGGCCAATCCGTTGAGACAGCGTCTGACGGAAAAAAGAGCAGCAAAAACTGGTCGGAGAATATTGGGCAGACGGCTGCGGCCATCATCAAAAAGAAGCTGCATGGTTATCGGGCGAAACTGGATGAGCATCAACAGGTTTCCCTGCTGATGCTTGATTCCGCTACTCCCGGCCGCATGGCGCTCACCTATTATCAAGAATTTTTGCCCGCCGATTACTTCGCTAATCTCGATGCCTGGGTGGACGATTTTTCATGGTATCAGCGTTACAGCCATGAAGAGAAAGAAGGCAAAAAGGTAGCCAAACGCATCGTTTGGCCGTGCCTTCCCCCGTCGCCTTATGCCATTTACGAAACCATTTACGGTAAATCTGCCGATAAAGACGGAAAAATCAAAAGACAGCTTTACGCCCGTTTGCTGCCTGTGATTGCGGGCGGGCAAACGATCCCGATACCTGATGATCTGGTGAGGCAAAGCTTTCAGGTAGCCTGTCAGCCCAGCGGATACGAGCATTGGGAATGGGAACGGAATATCGGTGTTGCCTGCGCCTTATACAAAGGTTGGCGCGCCCGTCATCATGATTTAGAAAAAAGGAGAACTTACTCTATGGCATTAGATAAAGAAAACCGTTCGCGTGATTATTTGTACGGCAGGTTGCTGGCAATGGCCGAAAACATCGAATCTTACGCACTCTATCTGGCTGAAGAAAAACGTGCCACAACTGCCGAACGCTATATGCAGCGCTTTGCCGAGCGTCCGTTTACTACTTGGCGCCATATCGAATTGGCACTCAAGCCTTATCAAGACCGCTTGCGCAGCCGCGGCAAAGATATAGGCACGCAAGCCATCGGCGAAATCATGGAATTGTTCCAGAACGAAGATTTTATTTGCGACGACAAATTGAGCGGCGAATTTCTCTTGGGTTACCACTGCCAAAAAATGGAATTGGCCCGCCAAATAGCCGAGCGCAAAGCCGCCAAACAAAAGAAAACCGAAACTGCCGAATAA
- a CDS encoding CBS and ACT domain-containing protein: MIIKDWMTKDVITVDPEASMMRAAKLMKEKNIRRLPVVDDRGKLVGILSDRDVKEASPSKATTLDVHELYYLLSEIKVKNIMTSNPLTIKDTDTVVKCAAIMHDKKVSGLPVLNDSGDMVGIMTQNEVYRVLLSITGVYHGGIQLGFKLADERGTLKNLLDCLRGYKARVISILTSYDQVEEGYRQVFIRIRDMDKSVLNELRQELAEKYNLLFWIRDNVEPAGN; this comes from the coding sequence ATGATTATCAAGGACTGGATGACCAAGGACGTGATCACGGTGGATCCGGAAGCCTCCATGATGCGGGCGGCCAAACTGATGAAGGAAAAGAACATCCGCCGTCTGCCGGTGGTCGACGATAGGGGCAAGCTGGTCGGAATACTGAGCGACCGCGACGTGAAGGAAGCTTCGCCCTCCAAGGCTACCACTCTGGACGTTCATGAGCTGTACTACCTGCTGTCTGAAATCAAGGTCAAAAACATCATGACTTCAAATCCGCTGACCATCAAAGACACGGACACGGTAGTCAAATGCGCGGCCATCATGCACGACAAAAAAGTCTCCGGCCTTCCTGTGCTGAACGACAGCGGCGATATGGTCGGCATCATGACCCAGAACGAAGTGTACCGGGTGCTCCTGAGCATTACTGGCGTCTACCACGGCGGCATACAGCTTGGCTTCAAGCTCGCCGACGAACGCGGCACTCTGAAAAATCTTCTGGACTGCCTGCGCGGGTACAAGGCCCGGGTCATCTCCATCCTGACCTCCTACGACCAGGTCGAGGAAGGGTACCGGCAGGTCTTCATCCGCATCAGAGACATGGACAAATCCGTACTGAACGAACTGCGGCAGGAACTCGCCGAAAAATACAATCTGCTTTTCTGGATCCGGGACAACGTCGAGCCCGCCGGCAACTGA
- a CDS encoding SPFH domain-containing protein, with product MTSGLIVVFILLVLVVVTIGMGVRLVPQGYKFVVQRLGKYHSTLGPGLNIIIPYMDIVSYKVTTKDIVLDIPSQDVITRDNAVIITNAVAYINIVSPEKAVYGVEDYRIAIQTLVQTSLRSIIGEMDLDDALSSRDMIKSKLKEAISDDISDWGIMLKTVEIQDINPSQTMQRAMEEQAAAERARRATVTRAEGEKAAAILQADGRLEASRRDAEAKVVLAEADQAAIDKVAEASQRGELPLVFLLGQRYVDSLRQMGEAENSKVVVLPADLPAAVRGIMGTLGK from the coding sequence ATGACTTCAGGACTTATCGTCGTCTTCATTCTGCTCGTGCTGGTCGTCGTCACCATCGGCATGGGCGTGCGCCTGGTGCCCCAGGGTTACAAGTTCGTGGTGCAGCGGCTGGGCAAATACCACTCCACCCTCGGCCCCGGCCTGAACATCATCATTCCGTACATGGACATCGTGTCCTACAAGGTGACCACCAAGGATATCGTGCTGGACATCCCCTCTCAGGACGTCATCACCCGCGACAACGCCGTCATCATCACCAACGCCGTGGCCTACATCAACATCGTGTCCCCGGAGAAAGCGGTGTACGGCGTGGAAGACTACCGCATCGCCATCCAGACCCTGGTCCAGACCTCTCTTCGCTCCATCATCGGCGAGATGGATCTGGACGACGCCCTGTCCTCGCGCGACATGATCAAGTCCAAGCTGAAGGAAGCCATTTCCGACGACATTTCGGACTGGGGCATCATGCTCAAGACCGTGGAAATCCAGGACATCAACCCGTCCCAGACCATGCAGCGGGCCATGGAAGAACAGGCCGCGGCCGAACGCGCCCGCCGGGCCACCGTAACCAGAGCCGAAGGTGAAAAAGCGGCAGCTATCCTGCAGGCCGACGGCCGTCTGGAAGCGTCGCGCCGTGACGCGGAAGCCAAGGTCGTGCTGGCCGAGGCCGACCAGGCCGCCATCGACAAAGTGGCCGAAGCCAGCCAGCGCGGTGAACTGCCTCTGGTGTTTCTGCTGGGCCAGCGCTACGTGGATTCCCTGCGCCAGATGGGCGAAGCCGAGAACTCCAAGGTCGTGGTTCTGCCCGCCGACCTGCCCGCCGCCGTACGGGGCATCATGGGCACCCTCGGCAAATAA
- a CDS encoding CRISPR-associated helicase/endonuclease Cas3, whose translation MMKIAHVRHSDSESQSVETHLTETAAIAKLLASKLDLNLSGELLGLMHDFGKYSLKFQKYIHDAAGLINPDFDEEESTPGGTKVDHSTAGAQWVYRRLQALADKGSELCGQMLGLCIASHHGAGLIDCLDPEEGEAVWEKRLVEKKDALTHLSECERNADTVIVQRADALADKDLLAQMLPLLKSVLRNSEVSHQVKEFYLGCFTRFLFSCLIDADRINSSDFERENQKSLRRLTQKTDWQEAIDKLEMHLSLFEIRYRIDQIRRDISAACLNRAEDAQGIYTLTVPTGGGKTLASLRYALHHAKKHDLDRIIYIIPYTSIIDQNAKAVREILGDKWVLEHHSNLDPEQQTWQNKLLSENWDKPIVFTTMVQFLDAWFGGGTRGARHIHPMTHSVLIFDEIQTLPVKCVHLFCNVLNWLTQYGKSSAILCTATQPLLANQALDNFPMDVRDKVAERGLLQLAEHAEIMGNEKAKKDLFDALSRTSIRFNEKPGGWSVEEVGDFLLEQFRETSSCLFIVNTKGWAQRLYQYCQVQNVPKEALFHLSTHQCPAHRKALLAWIKRRLNRGLPVVCISTQLIEAGVDISFACVIRALAGLDSIAQAAGRCNRHSECEKGMVWVLNLQNEPLHMLPDIAQGQQQAARVFREFVGQDILLPDAMKRYFEYYFYPRHKEMVYHIKSSHSGSLLDWLSDNHCNAYGEKNNVRRQEKQFPLLMQSFKSAGRAFQAIDAPTQALIVPYGCKGRRLIAKLCGEYEPKAFYDYLRQAQQYSVNVFPHVWRKLEEKGAIHPIADTGVYYLEQGYYLNQYGLSVDKVGMMECLNY comes from the coding sequence ATGATGAAAATTGCCCATGTCCGTCATTCCGATAGCGAGTCTCAATCTGTTGAAACTCATCTCACAGAAACCGCTGCGATTGCCAAGTTACTGGCCAGTAAATTGGACCTGAATTTATCGGGAGAACTGCTGGGGTTGATGCATGACTTCGGCAAATATTCACTAAAATTCCAGAAATACATTCACGATGCAGCCGGATTGATCAATCCAGACTTTGACGAAGAGGAAAGCACGCCGGGTGGTACGAAAGTAGATCACTCCACCGCCGGAGCACAATGGGTGTATCGGCGCTTGCAGGCTTTGGCGGACAAGGGTTCGGAGCTGTGCGGGCAGATGTTGGGGCTGTGCATTGCCTCGCATCATGGCGCGGGATTGATTGATTGCTTGGATCCCGAAGAAGGTGAAGCAGTATGGGAAAAGCGTCTGGTGGAAAAGAAGGATGCGTTAACGCATTTGAGCGAGTGCGAGCGCAATGCTGATACTGTCATAGTGCAGCGTGCGGATGCGTTGGCGGATAAAGACCTGCTGGCGCAAATGCTGCCGCTGCTTAAATCGGTATTGAGAAATTCGGAAGTCAGTCATCAAGTAAAGGAATTTTACCTGGGCTGCTTTACCCGTTTCCTTTTTAGTTGCCTGATTGATGCGGATCGCATTAACAGTTCAGATTTCGAGCGGGAAAATCAAAAATCCTTGCGGCGTTTAACGCAAAAGACGGATTGGCAAGAAGCGATAGATAAGCTGGAAATGCATTTGTCCCTGTTTGAAATCCGTTATCGGATTGATCAAATCCGTCGCGATATTTCTGCTGCCTGTCTGAACAGGGCGGAAGATGCGCAAGGCATTTATACCTTGACTGTACCGACGGGCGGTGGCAAAACGCTGGCAAGCCTGCGTTACGCGCTGCATCATGCAAAAAAGCATGATCTCGACCGCATCATCTATATCATTCCCTACACCTCTATCATCGATCAGAATGCCAAAGCCGTGCGCGAGATTCTGGGCGATAAATGGGTGCTTGAACACCATTCCAACCTCGATCCCGAACAACAAACTTGGCAAAATAAGCTCCTGTCTGAAAACTGGGATAAGCCGATTGTCTTTACCACCATGGTGCAGTTTCTTGATGCCTGGTTCGGCGGCGGTACACGCGGGGCACGGCATATTCACCCGATGACGCACAGTGTGTTGATTTTTGATGAAATCCAAACCTTGCCGGTGAAATGCGTGCATCTATTTTGCAATGTGCTGAACTGGCTCACGCAATATGGCAAATCCAGTGCGATATTGTGCACAGCCACTCAGCCTTTGTTGGCTAATCAAGCGCTTGATAATTTCCCGATGGATGTTCGTGATAAGGTCGCGGAGCGTGGCTTATTGCAGCTGGCCGAGCATGCGGAAATTATGGGTAATGAGAAAGCCAAGAAAGACTTGTTTGATGCATTGTCCAGAACCTCTATTCGTTTTAATGAAAAACCAGGTGGTTGGTCTGTAGAGGAGGTCGGCGATTTTTTGCTGGAACAGTTTCGGGAGACATCCAGCTGTTTGTTTATCGTCAATACCAAAGGCTGGGCGCAACGGCTTTATCAATATTGCCAAGTGCAGAATGTACCCAAAGAAGCGCTATTCCATCTCAGCACCCATCAATGTCCGGCGCATCGCAAGGCCTTGTTGGCATGGATCAAAAGACGCTTGAACAGGGGACTGCCGGTGGTGTGTATCAGCACGCAATTGATCGAGGCGGGGGTCGATATTTCCTTTGCGTGCGTGATTCGCGCGTTGGCAGGGCTGGACAGCATTGCGCAAGCGGCCGGGCGCTGCAATCGCCATAGCGAATGCGAAAAAGGCATGGTGTGGGTATTGAATTTGCAAAACGAACCGCTGCACATGCTGCCAGATATTGCCCAAGGGCAACAGCAAGCGGCGCGGGTGTTTCGCGAATTTGTCGGCCAAGATATCTTGCTGCCTGATGCCATGAAACGCTATTTCGAGTATTACTTTTATCCGCGTCACAAGGAAATGGTTTACCACATCAAAAGCAGCCATTCAGGTAGCCTGCTGGATTGGCTGAGTGACAATCACTGCAACGCTTATGGCGAAAAAAATAATGTGCGCAGGCAAGAAAAGCAGTTTCCTTTATTGATGCAGTCTTTCAAAAGCGCCGGACGGGCGTTTCAAGCCATCGATGCGCCAACCCAAGCCTTGATTGTGCCCTATGGCTGCAAAGGACGCCGCTTGATTGCAAAATTGTGCGGCGAATATGAGCCAAAAGCTTTTTATGACTATCTGCGCCAAGCGCAGCAGTATAGTGTGAATGTTTTTCCCCATGTTTGGCGAAAGCTGGAAGAAAAGGGCGCCATACATCCTATCGCTGATACAGGCGTGTATTATCTTGAACAAGGTTATTACCTCAATCAATACGGCTTGTCGGTAGATAAAGTTGGGATGATGGAGTGCTTGAATTATTAA
- a CDS encoding TPM domain-containing protein — translation MPPLTARVMDMAGILSANTTQELETRLQLLEAENGTQIAVLTIDSLDGENLEEYTLRVAETWGLGQRGMDNGALLLIAVQDRQMRIEVGYGLEDRLTDLMAGRIINERIIPFLRKGNFNGGVRAGVQAMIIAARGEDPFTAANTPDISPLAETAASEQEQQDEMEDTLVEALLGGSFLAGLLFRRILLSMAVGAILGFIFGLFMPTEYAWASSAMVGAFCALFASAIRRMFSGGDFSGGGGSSGSSSSGSSSSGGFSGGGGGFGGGGASGRW, via the coding sequence GTGCCGCCGCTGACGGCCAGAGTCATGGACATGGCGGGCATTCTGTCGGCCAACACCACGCAAGAGCTGGAAACGCGCCTGCAACTTCTGGAGGCCGAAAACGGCACGCAGATTGCCGTGCTGACCATTGACTCTCTGGATGGAGAAAATCTGGAGGAGTACACCCTGCGGGTGGCCGAAACCTGGGGGCTGGGACAGCGCGGCATGGACAACGGCGCGCTTTTGCTCATCGCGGTCCAGGACCGGCAGATGCGTATCGAGGTCGGATACGGGCTTGAAGACCGGCTGACGGATCTGATGGCCGGACGGATCATCAACGAGCGCATCATTCCTTTTTTGCGAAAGGGAAATTTTAACGGCGGCGTGCGGGCCGGAGTTCAGGCCATGATCATCGCCGCGCGGGGAGAAGATCCCTTTACGGCCGCCAATACTCCGGACATCTCACCGCTGGCGGAAACGGCCGCATCAGAGCAGGAACAGCAGGATGAGATGGAAGATACGCTGGTAGAAGCCCTGCTCGGAGGATCGTTTCTGGCCGGCCTCCTCTTCAGAAGAATTCTTCTTTCCATGGCCGTGGGAGCAATCCTCGGCTTTATTTTCGGCTTGTTCATGCCGACAGAATATGCCTGGGCATCCTCCGCTATGGTTGGAGCCTTCTGCGCGCTGTTCGCTTCTGCAATCCGCAGGATGTTCTCGGGAGGTGACTTCAGCGGTGGAGGCGGATCCAGCGGCTCCAGTTCGAGCGGCTCCAGTTCGAGCGGCGGGTTCAGCGGCGGAGGCGGCGGTTTTGGCGGAGGCGGAGCCTCAGGGAGATGGTAG